ATTGGGCGTTATAaaacacaatacattttattattgccaATAAAGTTAACTAGTACCGGATCTAATAGAAAAAACtgtatagtttaaaatacaaacaaatatgtatttaagaaATTCAGCTCTCTTTTAAACACGTTTATTTCAACCAACAGCAATTCCCTTTAAAAAccagttattatatttagtctCATTTTAGACTACGCTTATTGTCTATGGGCTATGGCTGCACACGTCCCATACACagacttttttaatattaataattgggagttatcaaaatgttaatatagcTCAAACTGCCAaacaaaatctataaaataaaacctaatcTACGTTGTGTCATATAAGGCACgtcaatcatattatgttatgaatttcatacattatacagtgtgattcaccaagcatgctcgtCCCCTTTccttcttcaataatgcagttactcaatatctaatttattgaatttttaaatttattgaagtgccatatttttaattcttgaagttaaataactcaacaattattaatgccCATTTTGATTCTGATATAACCTGCGtcaaaaatttcagaaaaattatctactaaataatttaaaataaaaagagagTTCTCttttgtatctccacaggacactccttaaacaTCACAAACaatctcaaaaattaaaataatttggtctttaagtatatttaagaattcaaaaaattagattttgaataactgcgtTATTGTATTAGTACGAGTATTAGTACATAAAGttatgtactaaaaataaatatagtatcatgataatgggtttggaaaataataatatgctatgatgattttaaaattgtagtaaTCAATATTAATCTGTAAACATcgataatttctaaaaaatggttaaagacagtatatagtaataaattctaatattatatatattttatattttttaaaaccatttttaaggactgtCATcataagtataaacattttaataactgagaaattACTCGTGTGAACTTTAAATTAGGTGAATAAAAATTGTCAACAAATTTGTTTGAATAgataattttcagtaaaaaagggggttcaaatttgaaaacagaagtttgtatacCCCAGTACTCTCTTAGTgcaaaaaattcaagaattaaaaaatatggtctttaagtttatttaaaaatgccaaaaatcataattggaataactacatattattgaagaagaaaaagGGGTGAGCAAGCTttgtgaatcactctgtatataaataaattatgatatacatatagctAGATGACAGTTGTAGGTGTACTTGTGACAGTCGTCACTGTGAGGTTTTTCAGCTATGTTCAGCCCCCGTCACCACCgcacattacatattatacaactctgctgtaatatataatataattttataattaacacacatatatacatatcgGAGGCAGGAACGTTGtacttaatattacatacacgcttataataagttataaaataatatacaaggtgtaacagaatgaCCTACTAACAAGTGAAATTTGCTCCaggtaatcaataaataaacatttttattttatacatcataatttatagacgATTGTGCTACAGGtacagtataacatttttttgtaaaaattcaaaatggccaatttttaaatctaagtttTAGAAAAATGTCAATGGTTAAAACGTGTATTTAGGtcgagtagtttttttttttgcaatcttttaaaatatcaatcatTTTTCGGAGTAAATTAATTCCAAGcgtaataacatattttcaaattattcttTTCGGGAGTTTTCAGacataagtaaattttaaattataatttattatccatataattttcatagttTTTCCATACGTTTGactagtatacatttttaatttttaatttgtcgagtcttcctgttacaccctgtatataatatgtatatgtgatTTTGTACGCGATGCCCGACGGTTTTTAATTAGACACGTGTACCCATGGTGCAGTTTTGAGAGTGTAAGGGGGGGAGGGTCGGCGCGAGGATAATAGTTTTCCTCTCATCTGGTTTATcggttttttaacaatattattgaggACTAGGTATTAATTGAATGTCAGGTGTGTTTCCTCTCACACCGAAATTTCACCCgacagtaacataatattattatgttctgtcGTATAGCTAAGTACACGAATAATgatgtattacaaaatatacagctatattatattatttgtacgaaTCCGcttgtatctatatttttttataccatcgAGTATGGCTGCCACATCTCCCCCACATATAATCGCGTTACACCCGAGATGGTTATCATCTCGACCATGTTAcagctacatattatatattatatgtataggtacctatgtataccaAGTCACGTGTCTTTATCCATCACATTCTGCACCGACATCTTCGGTAGCCAGCTATTTTTATGAATGCGCGACAGAAAGTCGTCCGAAGACaaagtcaaaataatatgtgcttAGTGGTTACTATATATGTAcaactatatacctaaaataccaacaattttgttttctaaatagGTACATTCGTTAGACTTCGTTTTCGTTAATTTGtcccataataattatattaaatattgattattattcattagaaTTGAAATAGATTTTCAATAAACTAGACATTTTCTTCGACATAATCTACAAATTTacttgttttagtttttacatttttacataagcTTATACcataaatacgttttttattGATGAAATGTGATCAAAGGTCATCAATATATCATAGAAATACAAAGCGATGTATAAATTGTGACAACATTTTGTTGGTTTTCCTGGTCCAGCAATTACCATAATCCGGAACTGTATCCACCTGGTGGCACACGGCTTACCTTCTTTTGTTCTGGAGCTGGTTCTGATTGATCAGAAACATGCTGAGCTGGTGTAGCTATTACCTTAGGAGCTTTATAGCCTTCTCCAGTCACTGGATTACCATCAGGTTTTTCAGAGTTTCCGTTGGCTGCAACTGTATCATTACTATGTTTTGATGTTTGTCCACCCAAAATTATAGAGCTTTGAAGATTCTTCTGATTTGTACCACGTTTATGTGGATTAACTTCATCACATGATGTCACTCCAAATATGTCACTACTTCCACCACCTGGTGGTTTCAagactcttaaaaaaaaatgatttttattaatttactttacatataaattatgcttagtattgcatttaaatttaatacaatataatataatgaatatttaagacatttataatatttgatgttatattaatatagttaattgtGACAACAACCTCAAgtccaa
This portion of the Acyrthosiphon pisum isolate AL4f chromosome A1, pea_aphid_22Mar2018_4r6ur, whole genome shotgun sequence genome encodes:
- the LOC100571297 gene encoding microtubule-associated protein Jupiter isoform X2 — translated: MSLRVLKPPGGGSSDIFGVTSCDEVNPHKRGTNQKNLQSSIILGGQTSKHSNDTVAANGNSEKPDGNPVTGEGYKAPKVIATPAQHVSDQSEPAPEQKKVSRVPPGGYSSGLW
- the LOC100571297 gene encoding microtubule-associated protein Jupiter isoform X1, which gives rise to MSLRENRTPPGGVCHDLWGAEFVGSPCHNRVLKPPGGGSSDIFGVTSCDEVNPHKRGTNQKNLQSSIILGGQTSKHSNDTVAANGNSEKPDGNPVTGEGYKAPKVIATPAQHVSDQSEPAPEQKKVSRVPPGGYSSGLW